A window of Ignisphaera sp. contains these coding sequences:
- a CDS encoding putative CRISPR-associated protein, with protein sequence MLMNLIEVLDKVSFIVESAKKRNCRVYVNATPGFKAETAFVMLISLLLGVNGVVYIHDSFDQLVLIPSTDFTRNWGVEETSRPIRGGKLDPCKRFPLVSTLR encoded by the coding sequence ATGTTGATGAATTTGATAGAGGTTCTAGATAAGGTTTCTTTTATTGTTGAAAGTGCTAAGAAGAGAAACTGTAGGGTATATGTAAACGCTACACCGGGATTCAAAGCTGAAACAGCTTTCGTTATGCTTATATCGTTGCTACTCGGCGTCAACGGTGTTGTTTATATTCATGATAGCTTTGACCAACTTGTGCTAATACCATCTACCGATTTCACTCGAAATTGGGGAGTTGAAGAAACTTCTAGACCTATTCGAGGAGGAAAACTCGATCCATGTAAACGCTTTCCTCTCGTCTCCACTTTACGATAA